From the Schistocerca nitens isolate TAMUIC-IGC-003100 chromosome 10, iqSchNite1.1, whole genome shotgun sequence genome, the window GCAACTTCACAAATGATAGCAAATGGTGTGAAACCTGGGCTACGAATGTTCCATTTCAAGTGCGACATCTTACTGATGCTCTGCAGAGACATCACCATCCAACCATCGAGCTCTGGCTCAATAACGAGACTTGACATTAGCATATAACAATTGTTTGTTAGTTTAATGTGTTATTTGTATTCATGTCTTGTTTCTTTCCATGTATTTCTTGTGTAGTGCTACACGAGTATGCTTTACAAATAAGCGAACAATTCTTTCAAGTTACACAGTACAgaaattttatatgtattttccagCAAATTTAAAAGCCATTATATACActatgtaataataattattaccatTTCCGCCTTCATGTGTTCAATACTGCCTACTACCTGAAAATTGGTTCACCACAGTCATTTTCCTACATTTTTTGGGACTTCATATTTTGGCCATTTGATGTAAAACACCACCATCATAAATTCTGTATTAAGGTACATTGATAATTATTATTTAGGGACTGTCTACTCTCAACTTAATATTTTCAAAACGAAACTATTTAATGTccttaatacaaaataattaaaatgttattaatttcactttaaaaagTTGGCACAACTTCAGCTGAACCAGAACAATTGATTTATAACTGAATTTTTGTGACAATTACATAAATAAGACTACGTAAATctgtaattgtaatacatcacatttTGCAAAAAAACTCATTGCTGTAAAACTATATGTAAAATTAATCAATTGTAAGGCACTCCAATGTCCAAGAATGCCATCATTCTGAATAGCATGTGATGCAGCAGATAGATTCTAAACTCTGAGGGGCAGATGCgacttttactatatatatatatatatatatatatatatatatatatatatatatagagagagagagagagagagagagagagagagagagagagagagggaaacattccacgtgggaaaaatttatctaaaaacaaagatgatgtgacttaccaaacgaaagcactggcaggtcgatagacacacaaacaaacacaaacatacacacaaaattcaagctttcgcaacaaactgttgcctcttcaggaaagagggacggagagggaaagacgaaaggatgtgggttttaagggagagggtaaggagtcattccaatcccgggagcgaaaagacttaccttaggggggaaaaaaggatgggtatacactcacacacacacacacacacacacacacacacacacatatccttcctgaagaggcaacagtttgttgcgaaagcttgaattttgtgtgtatgtttgtgtgtctatcgacctgccagcgctttcgtatagagagagagagagagagagagagagagagagagagagtgtgtgaactTAGTGACACTACTGAAGTTGGCATCAGTACCTTTTTATATACAGGTGGAGGAATATGATATGGATAACAAACCACAGGAAGTGTTAACAGTTTGTAAGACCCAGCTGTTACGCCACAGCCAAGTAAAACTGTAACTGCTTGTTTTCAGGTTTATCTGGAATTAAAGGGAGAAGAATGAGGCCTGTCAGAACCTCTACAAAAATACGCAATATCAATTGGCAGGTGCTTTACGGTAGTGTGGAGTGGTTAAAAGTTTGTGTTGCCAGTAGATCAGTTTCATCCACATGTGCGAGTTCTTCCTCAGCTATGAGCTGTGCCAATTTTAGTTTAGTCATGACCTGCCTCCTAGGGGAGAACTTTTTCACTGTCGTGGCGTATGCCAGGAACAAACTGTCTATTTCATCAGTACCCACTCTGCTTTCTAAATAAGTGATGACGGGAGCCTGCGGTTCTGTGGGAGCCGTCGCAGCTCTCATCTTGGCACCAGGTGGCACACAAAATTCTTCAGTAGATGCTGGCAGTTGCTCCTGGAAAGATAACCTGTCTGTTTCCAGTTTAGGTACAGTAGGTGCTTCAGTGCCGATGTCCAAATCGCAGGTGATCAGTTCGTGTTGCGGGTGTGTCGGGGGGCACCCAGGTCTTAGCTCCGACTCCTGTGCAGCCTCCTCCTCGTGCGCACTGTCTTCCGATTCTGCCCCCGTTTCAGGGGACGGACTCCCAGGTTCGGGGCCAGTCACTTCTGCAGAACTTGACCCGAGAGGCACGAAGGGGCGAAACATCTCCATTTTTTCAGACCATATCCACCGTTTAGTGCTAGAACCCTCTTCCGAGCTGATCCTCAAATATCTTGCGTAGGTATCGCGAAGATTTTTCCATTTTCGTTTCATCTGGTCACCTGAAAGTAAAAATGAGTGATGAATTAGGAAACACTTTTGCCGAGTATAAGTTACTAATTACTGTTTTGTGCTAAATACCTTAATTTAAGGCACTGGTACAGTAAGCAGATGAGTTACATTTACATACTTTCTAGTAAAAGATGAAAAACAAACCAGAAATTGGAAAACTTTATTAATTGTTGTCTTATTTAGACcgaccagattagggccttaaggtCATTTTTTGTGTGTAATCGGGAGCACCACATACGGTAACATAACACAATACATTCACTACGACATCAAAAACAATGACTACAATAACAACAACCATCATAGTCACtaataatgataatgaaaatattaagagatactactactactactaataataataataataataataataataataataataataataaacaagtacaacaaatactggaacaaaataatgtgcaatcagaagaagaagaagaaaatacagtaatggactcaaacatcacagagcaaacaaacaaagaacaacacgcatcagttaaacaatcagaggaaaacgaaatcttaagacagccaccagaataggcacaaatagaacacgaagtgacacacatgttagatatagaagaaaaatttcagctgacatgtatagaatacaaagccaacaaatacagacattagaccattcttgcatagaccaccaaataacccacaagtcgaaacaacaataacaactatcaacacaatcatacacaacaaaataaatgaaaagacaactatggaagagttacaactactggtttatataggagcactcactacactaaatatacacactaggcagagatcagaaccaaccaacacacagaagaaacccacaaaaccagcatggcaacacaggctacagatcagaatataaaaactgagaaaagacatcggacagctaacacaatttataagaaatgaaatatcagacaaaaaacgaaaaaggttacgtaacatctcacaacaagaagcgataggcaattagatgaaaagaagcagacatTACAAGCATTGGACAAACGGCTTAGAAGATACCAAAAGAAATTTTAGCAGacattagataacacacacattaaaatagacaatccgccaaacataacagacatggaacacttctggagcaacatatggtcaaacccggtacaacataacaggcatgcacggtggatacaagcagatacagacacatacaagatgataccacaaatgcctgaagtgataattttgctacatgaagtcacccgagcaattaattctactcacagttggaaagcccctggaaaagataaaatagcaaatttctggctaaagaagttcatctcaacagattcacatctaactaaattgtttaacagttacattgctgacccatacacattccctgatacacttacacatggaataacttatctgaaacctaaagatcaagcagacacagcaaacccagctaaatatcgccccataacatgcctaccaacaatatacaaaatattaacctcagtcattacacaaaaattaatgacacatacaacacagaacaaaattataaatgaagaacaaaaaggctgtgcgaaggagcacaaggatgtaaagagcaactgataatagatgcagaggtgacatatcaagctaaaactaaacaaaggtcgctacactacgcatacattgattaccaagaagctgtgagaacggggcgtgagtcgtgctctacgatctgagctacccaagcacgactcacttcccgtccttacagctttacttctgccagtacctcatctcctaccttccaaactttacagagcttctgtaaagtatggaaagtagcaggcaaggtactggcagaagtaaagctgtgaggatggggtgtgagttgtgcttgggtagccccccccccccccccacctccgtcCAGCATTcagggaaagtaaaaaaaaattagtgtAGGAAAGGGTTTTTCTTTCAACGAAACGATTTAAAAGTTTACATCAACTGGTATTTAGGTCGGAACTATATCTCTTTTATAGCTATTCATATctgccaaaatattaaaaactcacCATACCCCAGTCAATACCCCCTCCCCAATTCCCTCCCCCTGCCGGCTATCGTATGGGCGCCCTTGAATGAGGTCATTGTTTTTTACTacttacatataatttttttcctacgTTTTACCTGGTGTATACTGTAGGGTTTGAAAATAAAAACCAACGAAACACTCGTTGAAACTACCATATTTAAGCTCAACTTTCGCGTGGAAATAATTGTTCTGGTTGGTCTCCAAAAATCAGTAATAGCGCATTTGCCAGAAAATGGCAAAATGGGGCAAATCCCCGCAGCTCGAACAATTGTTGACAACTCTTCAATGATAGCCTCGCAAGAGGGCGCGAGATTATCTCCACCTGAAGATGTAATTCCGCTGACTAAAATAAAGATTTAGGGGAAAATTTCTGGGAAATCATTGAAATATGTGCTAACGTCGACAACCGTGGAAGAGGAATGCATGGCACAAGAAAAGCTTTCTACTCAGAAGGAAGAGTGACAAACAAAAGAACGCGGCATACGAACGAAACGACATGCGCTAGATTTCATTGCACCAATGCCAAAAAAAGAAGTAAACAGATCAAACAGCCAGTTGATTATTCTCCAGAGTCAGATTCAGACTTCCCAAATAATGACAGTAGCTTAGCTATAGATTTGGACTTAGAAGTATCCACAGAAGAGCCTGGGAGTTCAAAGAAGTATCAGAGGACCTAACAAAGTACCGGTATACTATTCATAGGTGCCTAGATAGCTAATATTCAGTAATTAAACTATTCCAGGTATCTTTGTACAAGTATTTTTCAGCACTATGCTCAAACTTACGATTACAAATGCTTATTTCAAGTGTTTTCATTGTGCTGTCTACCACTCTTATCCATATTTATGTCAAACGGGACGAATATCCGCACTGCGTGGGGATTTACGAATTCTTCAACGCGTTATTTGCATGTTTTCTTAGCACGTACATCCGAAATCTACATCGACTGCAGAAAGGCATAAGCATTTCGTAAGCACTAACAGTACACCATGGAGGGTACACGGTTGGCATTTCAAAATCAGTTCGTTAAGAATGTTCGACGCTGCGGCAgtctaattttctttttcctttcttccctGTCATCTGATTTCTCAAATCGAGGAGCTGTCGGCATGAAGAAAAACCTTTTCTTATAGTACTATGAAAAATGTCACGTCCGCTTTAACCCACTGCGAAAAATTTATCTATGGATTCCTTGGCACAGTTGAGGTTTGTTGTGAAGCTTATACAAGCTTTTAGCTCAAGAATATCAAATATCATGTCGAAAAGTATGCAAGTACTTTTAATTGTACCGTTTTTACCGTTTGACCACTGTAAAATCTCACTATGTAGAATGTTCTGACTAAAACTTCTGGATTCTTGCTGGAGGCATTAGCCCTAAGTCAGCTACACAGTGTTACGTTGTCCTGCTCTGACATTAGTTGGTGGTTGTGCTTCTCTTCATTTGAATCAGTTTCCCCATACCACGAACGTAGGAATCACCGCGATATGACCGGTTTTTACTTGGATCATCTTCATCTGACTGTATGTGCTAGGTTCCATcatatccatcatcatcatcatcatcatcatcatcatcatcatcatcatcatatcacatCATCATGTTTGAATTCTTATTATCATCGCATTCAACCTCGTAATCTGGATCAGTATCGGTTAGCGTCGGCAGACGAAAATGTAAAGCGTAAACGTACCGGAGGATCATGCATTTAGGAAGACTGTATAATCTGTGCAATCTTTTCGGATTGTCAGCCGAATGGCATCGTCACAGccgaaatacgccgagaaagcctgcaatcacaTGACACTGTGTAAGGGTTCGGATCCATTAGTATTGTAATGAATTACGGTTATTTGGGATAAGCACTTACGATTCACAATTAGTTTAATATTTACAAGTCAAAATATACATATCTGGCGTTTTACACATGGCGCGTGGCCACGACCGAACTACAGTTGACCGGCCGCTAGTCCATTCCCACATTCTTCTCACCCTTGCCGTTCCGCGTGTACCGTTAGGTGTCCTTGGAGGGATGGGCTATTTGACCATTGTCTCTCAGGTAGAAATACCTCCAGAGAGGGCAACATTCTGGAGAGAGGCGGTCGAATGCAGCGACCGAATTGTATCACTGGCGTCCAAAACTTCCTGTCTCTACAATCAGTactttttttagaaaacgggtcatttactgcaaaaaatgtagttcagagatattgaggcttAAAACTTTTTTTGTATTACAAGTTCTTACACAGACTTGCATTTCTGCATTTCTTATGCATTAGAATTGCCCTGGCCAATACTCTGTGTCTTctccagtgtcacaacagcccagtgtgtGCCTACTTTTCTATCTTGTTTATTTTGTCATTCGCTGAGCAGCTAACTATGCTTCACGTACAAGAAGCTCTTCCAGTTtctgcagtcctttagctgtgttctgtccaaatcttacccctaacttctccagaaccttaagtctttcatagttcccaccattaaaagttattacagcatcagacagtactaactttagagtcataacgccaacaaatacatttttatgcaCACTGCATCACACAGCATTATTGAAGGAGTCATTcaaattctgggtcttcccatgtaaacacttctttagtagctcagaatttgccaaatctctgtaaataggtttgattgcctccattactgccacagGACGAGAATGTTTGAGTGTAAATTCATGCAGAGTGCCAGAAAAATTCAGCTTCCCTATATTTACATCaagtacttgttttgcaaatcaaactgcccttttttttttttttttttgctgctagttattttatttatcccatacgcgtttcgccttctcctgttttacggcatcatcagtgggacctataacgatacagttttgttagttatagattatcaaacagttcacttcgcgattttttgtaaaaatgtaattacttacgatttgctgatcagcgtctcctcacatctggtctggaggtgaggaaacgcagatcagcaaatcgtaagtaattacatttttacaaaaaatcgcgaagtgaactgtttgataatctataactaacaaaactgtatcgttataggtcCCACTGATGCTGCCGtaaaacaggagaaggcgaaacgcgtatgggataaataaaataactagcagcaaaaaaaaggcagtttgatttgcaaaacaagtatttacatgcttgctgcggaggatggccaaacaaacaaacttgttatttacatcaagtgtttggtggaggtggacacaaagcatgacattgcTTTTCATCAGttaatattcgatgaaagaaagtgctccacacagttcttttcatcttctctaaattgtcacagttatctctaatggccttcccataatatttctgtaattcatcaattactttgtccgttagtcttccagcacattttattgtcttgccatcagacagtatCGGGAACAAAGCActaatttgtttattcgtaatgccaacttctgagacgtagtggtaggcacaaaacaaagcaattcacagccttctagactggcagattccaagatatgactgctcaactctgGCAGTATATGCATACCCACGAAATTTGACTATctcacgtcaacattcaaaatattatttgaaggtctcaaaattgtctgattttaatgtattataaaccaaaatgttcaggaaagtccaaagtatattatggagtagaaaacaaaaAAACTCAGACTAATTCCCTTAACAGTCCCCTTAACAGGCTTGTTATTtttcgcgacaaatcccttaacttggctccagaaaTATTCTGTTTGgtacatattgtaatggtacagtggcaaatgcaaAAACGCACAGCACTTTTATAGCCACTGTATCAATgtccctcagaaaacttcaaagctgtaaatttatgaaaaacatcaaGAACGACCTCCTCCTCGGCACGCTTTAACCGCGTTCCACACACTTGTTTCATTACGGAGAACGAAGCAGCCTCGGCCATTTTCACACTGCGTTGGATCagaaatcagagcacaacagtaaaGAGACTTTGACTGTCCgcagatttttgaaataaaaactatacaactaaagcgtgattaagagaaacgttgatggctgttaatacattagaatatcttaaagtttcatttgacGTAACTTCGTAATAAGGTATCTAATACATAGGTAGGACCTActcccaagagcgtaacaacaccagtgtacgtgtgctacttctgaccaatcatcggatttgtgtttgtttacatcacgtttattcttatgatgaatacatagaaagaaggatcctttattgtatgattatatgatagcggaacaaacactggtagcagttacttctgtaaaatatctgggagtatgcgcgcggaacgatttgaagtggaatgatcatataaaattaattgttggtaaagcgggtaccaggttgagattcactgggagagtccttagaaaatgtagtccatcaacaaaggaggtggcttacaaaacactcgttcgacctacgagtattgcttatcagtgtgggatctgtatcaggtcgggttgacagaggagatagagaagatccaaagaagagcggcgcgtttcgtctcagggttatttggtaggcgtgatagtgttacggagatgtttagcgaactcaagtggcagactctgcaagagaggcgctctgcatcgcggtgtagcttggtgtccaggtttcgagagggtgcgtttctggatgaggtatcgaatatattgcttccccctacttatacctcccgaggagatcacgaatgtaaaattagagagattcgagcgcgcacggaggctttccggcagtcgttcttcccgcgaaccatacgcgactcgaacaggaaagggaggtaatgacagtggcccgtaaagtgccctccgccacacaccgttggctggcttacggagcataaatgtagatgtagtatagACACACGGCGACGCCGCAGCGATAATCGCGCAGcagtactacactgaagagctaaagaaactggtacacctgcctaatatcgtgtagggccccctgcgagcacgcagaagtgctgcaataggatgtggcatggactcgactaatgtctgaagtagtgctcgagggaaatgacaccatgaatcctgcaaggctgtccataaatctgtaagggtACGAGGgaatgaagatctct encodes:
- the LOC126210441 gene encoding uncharacterized protein LOC126210441 produces the protein MSRRGNTMCSLSTMSTEKLIEVVYRHPELYDKNHRDFRKLQKKQQLWKTVARQLGSRNGDQMKRKWKNLRDTYARYLRISSEEGSSTKRWIWSEKMEMFRPFVPLGSSSAEVTGPEPGSPSPETGAESEDSAHEEEAAQESELRPGCPPTHPQHELITCDLDIGTEAPTVPKLETDRLSFQEQLPASTEEFCVPPGAKMRAATAPTEPQAPVITYLESRVGTDEIDSLFLAYATTVKKFSPRRQVMTKLKLAQLIAEEELAHVDETDLLATQTFNHSTLP